One part of the Parcubacteria group bacterium genome encodes these proteins:
- the ispD gene encoding 2-C-methyl-D-erythritol 4-phosphate cytidylyltransferase, whose translation MNIAVILSSGIGKRMGAGKNKVLLELGGKPLVFHTLKAFERCQDIDGILIVIRKEEIELAKKIVGKYKIKKVIGIIEGGKERQFSGLNAIIFLDEILKNKAGAVVLFHNGANPFVTPEEISDAIFGAKKYGACAVAHPTKDTIKEVDEKGFVVKTLERSKLWNMQTPQAIRFPLAFRAFTKADKDNFIGTDDVSLVERIGKKVKIIQASENNLKITTPADLALAKIIIKDVKKCKTSE comes from the coding sequence CTTCCGGAATCGGTAAAAGGATGGGAGCCGGAAAAAATAAAGTTTTGCTGGAACTGGGCGGAAAGCCCCTGGTCTTCCATACGCTTAAGGCTTTTGAAAGATGCCAGGACATTGACGGAATTTTGATCGTAATCAGGAAAGAAGAGATCGAGCTGGCCAAAAAGATTGTCGGGAAATATAAAATTAAAAAAGTCATCGGCATCATCGAAGGCGGAAAAGAGAGACAGTTTTCGGGATTGAATGCGATTATATTTTTGGATGAAATATTGAAAAATAAAGCCGGAGCGGTCGTATTATTCCATAATGGCGCCAATCCGTTCGTAACTCCCGAGGAAATTTCCGATGCGATATTTGGCGCCAAAAAATATGGAGCCTGCGCCGTGGCCCATCCGACAAAAGATACGATCAAAGAGGTTGATGAAAAGGGTTTTGTTGTCAAAACTCTTGAGAGGTCAAAGCTCTGGAATATGCAGACACCGCAGGCGATCAGATTCCCGCTGGCTTTCAGGGCTTTCACGAAAGCCGACAAGGATAATTTTATCGGCACCGATGATGTTTCTCTGGTGGAAAGGATAGGGAAAAAAGTGAAGATAATCCAAGCATCGGAAAATAATTTAAAGATTACGACGCCGGCCGATCTGGCCTTGGCGAAGATTATCATTAAAGACGTAAAAAAATGCAAGACTTCAGAGTAG